A region of Drosophila mauritiana strain mau12 chromosome 3L, ASM438214v1, whole genome shotgun sequence DNA encodes the following proteins:
- the LOC117141440 gene encoding uncharacterized protein LOC117141440: MILLRFVLSLVLLINTTNCSFLKGCNYGGSCVDEKWRNDTHWNIICMEWMELDEGDIVTCPKPWKCCHTTQYEKKIPYPKH, from the exons ATGATTTTGTTACGCTTCGTACTAAGCTTAGTGCTCCTCATAAATACCACAAATTGTTCTTTTCTAAAGG GTTGCAATTATGGTGGATCCTGCGTGGATGAGAAATGGCGAAACGACACTCATTGGAATATCATTTGCATGGAATGGATGGAACTTGACGAAGGTGACATTGTTACCTGTCCAAAACCCTGGAAATGCTGCCATACTACGCAATACGAAAAGAAGATTCCGTATCCAAAACACTAA